A section of the Candidatus Cloacimonadota bacterium genome encodes:
- a CDS encoding Tpl protein has product MNHFVEVEFRSGRLGYFTNPNNLMLEPDMLVIVEVERGYDIATVIHGSISNEELDNLFANNKIMKIIKIAQDEECKQLDIVRDKERTAAEKFTSLLPKYSFEMKLIETIYQFDGNKLTFFFTADSRIDFRDFVRELATIFKTRIELHQSTGRDEAKRIGGIGMCGYKYCCASFLKRFNQVTIKMVKDQNLSGNLSKISGPCGRLLCCLNYEEDFYVESSKGFPEIGDEIEYNKQKFFVYKNDYYNQKVHLSNEDQLIEIIPLQQFLDMKSGKQVENAPKQKKNHQRRHKNNQKK; this is encoded by the coding sequence ATGAATCACTTTGTGGAAGTTGAGTTTCGCTCAGGGCGGCTCGGATATTTCACTAATCCAAATAATTTGATGCTTGAACCCGATATGCTTGTTATTGTAGAAGTAGAGCGTGGTTATGATATTGCTACTGTAATTCATGGTTCGATTTCTAATGAAGAATTAGACAATCTTTTTGCTAATAACAAGATAATGAAGATAATCAAAATCGCCCAAGATGAAGAATGTAAACAGCTCGATATTGTTAGGGACAAGGAACGTACAGCAGCTGAAAAATTCACTTCTCTGTTGCCAAAATACTCCTTTGAGATGAAGCTTATCGAAACCATTTATCAATTTGATGGTAACAAACTGACCTTCTTTTTTACTGCCGATAGTCGTATTGACTTTCGTGATTTTGTCCGTGAACTTGCCACAATATTCAAAACGAGAATAGAATTGCATCAATCTACAGGAAGAGATGAAGCAAAGAGGATCGGCGGTATTGGTATGTGTGGTTATAAATACTGTTGTGCTTCATTTCTCAAGAGATTTAATCAAGTCACTATAAAGATGGTGAAAGATCAAAATTTATCGGGAAATCTATCCAAGATCTCCGGTCCCTGCGGAAGACTACTCTGTTGCCTTAATTATGAAGAAGATTTCTACGTTGAGTCATCAAAGGGATTTCCTGAAATTGGTGATGAAATCGAGTATAACAAGCAAAAGTTCTTTGTCTATAAGAACGATTATTATAATCAAAAAGTCCATCTATCCAATGAAGATCAACTCATCGAGATCATTCCGTTACAACAATTTCTCGATATGAAAAGTGGCAAACAGGTTGAGAATGCACCCAAGCAAAAGAAAAATCATCAACGAAGGCACAAGAACAATCAAAAAAAATGA
- a CDS encoding FtsX-like permease family protein codes for MKKKGQILLFFVKKSFRFSSKQLRKPSTIITFGGFALSVAILTASLTLLNGYQRALKEGLLGVNAHIYLYSLIDNKLTVDEVNRITEFFHEQEEIESFAAVKMTQVMAVGERQIKGVLARSIQWQKKNLPINYHTYIIEGSGKLEDQFDAVLGSELANFLQVSVGEQINLMTPANMQYTLFGLKTGEVTINVKGIFHSGIYESDSRTVYLNDEIFSFLTTDPDKHDMIEVKLKANHIDRADYLAYVWNLMLEENYIINSWIDYNSNLFTMLVLQKWVIAIILSFLIVIASFNIISNTTTSIMERKKEIAILMAMGCKNELLKHFFLIKTTLLSLFSVIIGVGSGLLLAYLLTKQTYLVLKGDVYFIESFTIKPDIGTIVITLTLSLFIALWATIMALNKISQLTIIDIIRGN; via the coding sequence ATGAAGAAGAAGGGTCAAATACTTCTTTTTTTTGTCAAAAAATCGTTCCGCTTTAGCAGTAAGCAATTAAGAAAACCTTCTACTATCATCACTTTTGGTGGTTTTGCATTATCAGTCGCTATTCTTACTGCATCTTTAACATTGCTTAACGGTTATCAGCGTGCATTAAAAGAGGGGTTATTAGGTGTTAATGCTCACATCTATCTCTATAGTTTGATCGATAATAAATTGACCGTTGACGAAGTTAACAGAATAACAGAATTTTTTCATGAACAAGAAGAAATTGAATCTTTTGCAGCTGTTAAGATGACTCAGGTCATGGCGGTCGGAGAAAGACAAATAAAGGGTGTATTAGCCCGTAGTATTCAATGGCAAAAGAAGAATCTGCCAATCAATTATCATACCTACATCATAGAAGGGAGCGGAAAATTAGAAGACCAATTTGATGCAGTTCTGGGATCTGAATTAGCAAATTTTCTTCAGGTTAGTGTAGGAGAGCAGATCAATCTGATGACACCGGCTAATATGCAATACACATTATTCGGGTTAAAAACCGGAGAAGTTACAATCAACGTCAAAGGTATCTTTCATTCAGGAATATATGAATCCGATTCCCGCACGGTATATCTAAATGACGAGATTTTTTCCTTTCTAACGACTGATCCTGACAAGCATGATATGATAGAAGTCAAACTAAAAGCAAATCATATAGATCGAGCAGACTATCTGGCATATGTCTGGAATTTAATGTTAGAGGAGAATTATATCATCAACTCATGGATAGATTACAATAGCAATCTCTTCACTATGCTTGTTCTGCAAAAATGGGTAATAGCCATTATCCTTAGTTTCTTGATTGTTATCGCTTCTTTTAATATTATCAGTAATACCACAACTTCGATCATGGAGAGAAAGAAAGAGATCGCCATACTTATGGCTATGGGTTGTAAAAATGAATTGCTGAAGCATTTCTTTCTGATAAAAACCACTCTATTGAGTCTATTTTCTGTAATCATAGGAGTAGGTAGTGGTCTCTTATTAGCTTATCTGCTAACAAAACAGACCTATTTGGTTTTAAAAGGTGATGTATATTTCATTGAATCTTTTACAATAAAACCTGACATAGGAACTATTGTTATCACCTTGACCTTATCACTATTTATTGCTTTGTGGGCAACAATAATGGCTTTAAACAAGATATCACAATTAACTATCATTGATATTATAAGAGGAAATTAG
- a CDS encoding ABC transporter ATP-binding protein, with the protein MSLLKGINISKSYSDAGKILQVLKGLDLEIESGETVAITGESGCGKSTLLHLLGILDRMDSGEVYYSEKKIDFNHRNIAKFRNQTIGFVFQFHYLLEDLTASENVAIPHFINCGDWTSSIKKAKQLLKEVDMQDNLSKYPNQLSGGEQQRVAVARALINHPLIILADEPTGNLDPRHSSEIIELMIELNKQENCSLVIVTHNQEIAEKMQTHYILENGLLKRQD; encoded by the coding sequence ATGTCACTATTAAAGGGAATAAACATATCAAAATCATACAGTGATGCCGGAAAAATATTACAAGTATTGAAGGGATTAGATTTAGAAATTGAAAGTGGAGAAACTGTTGCTATTACCGGTGAATCTGGTTGTGGCAAAAGTACTCTTTTACATCTATTAGGAATACTGGATAGAATGGATAGTGGAGAGGTTTATTATTCTGAGAAAAAGATAGATTTTAATCACAGAAATATTGCCAAATTCCGTAATCAAACTATCGGTTTTGTTTTCCAGTTTCATTACCTGTTAGAAGATCTTACCGCCAGTGAAAACGTGGCAATCCCTCATTTTATTAATTGTGGAGACTGGACAAGCAGTATAAAAAAAGCTAAGCAACTACTTAAAGAGGTTGATATGCAGGATAATCTTAGTAAGTATCCTAATCAGCTTAGCGGTGGTGAACAGCAGAGAGTTGCCGTTGCCAGAGCTTTGATTAATCATCCTTTAATCATACTTGCTGATGAACCTACAGGAAATCTCGACCCCCGTCACAGTAGTGAAATTATCGAACTAATGATAGAACTCAATAAACAAGAAAACTGCTCTCTGGTTATAGTAACCCATAATCAGGAAATAGCCGAAAAAATGCAAACACATTACATCTTAGAAAACGGCTTATTAAAGAGGCAGGACTGA
- the rlmN gene encoding 23S rRNA (adenine(2503)-C(2))-methyltransferase RlmN produces the protein MTNRNVSPIAYTPEDWQEILIPLCDNSIKTARYRSIQICDWIFKKFVPDFSLMSNLPKQLRDYLANHYPLQFPLIKQKTVSNDGTTKFLLKLADNSHIEMVLIPEKEKLTLCISSQVGCLRRCRFCATGDIGFKRNLDSAEIITQLLLAFRYSLGRRITNLVFMGMGEPLDNHVNVFRAIRLMQDNRLLSFSPRRITVSTCGLIPGIRKLLAEKVKIKLAVSLNSAIQEKREYLMPVAKLYPLKELKQDLQLYRRNNPFRITLEYVMFKGFNTGKEDARALIKLLGDLSCKVNLISWNETQCNSEFQAPSPDEIEKFISYLQPLPFAVTYRKSRGKDIQAACGQLAANYQILKEDIS, from the coding sequence ATGACCAACCGTAATGTCTCCCCTATTGCCTATACACCTGAAGATTGGCAGGAAATATTAATACCTCTGTGTGATAACAGTATCAAGACAGCTCGGTATAGATCTATTCAAATCTGTGATTGGATTTTTAAAAAATTTGTTCCCGACTTTAGCTTAATGTCCAATCTTCCCAAGCAACTGAGAGACTATCTAGCAAATCATTATCCTCTGCAATTTCCACTAATCAAACAAAAAACTGTTTCTAATGACGGAACAACCAAATTTCTTCTAAAATTGGCGGATAATAGTCATATAGAAATGGTACTTATTCCTGAGAAAGAGAAATTAACACTCTGTATCTCCTCGCAAGTTGGTTGTCTAAGAAGGTGTCGGTTTTGTGCTACCGGTGATATCGGTTTCAAGCGTAATCTAGACTCAGCTGAGATAATTACTCAATTATTGCTGGCTTTTCGCTATTCATTAGGAAGACGGATAACTAATCTCGTTTTTATGGGTATGGGAGAACCTCTTGATAATCATGTGAATGTCTTCAGGGCTATCAGATTGATGCAGGATAATCGCCTGCTTTCCTTTAGTCCCAGACGTATTACCGTATCAACTTGCGGTTTGATCCCCGGCATCAGAAAGCTTCTTGCTGAAAAGGTTAAAATCAAGTTAGCAGTATCTCTAAACTCAGCAATACAGGAGAAAAGAGAATATCTCATGCCTGTAGCAAAACTATATCCCCTGAAGGAACTGAAACAGGATTTACAACTCTATAGACGTAATAACCCTTTTCGTATAACGTTAGAATATGTCATGTTTAAGGGATTCAATACCGGCAAGGAAGATGCCCGTGCCTTGATTAAACTTTTGGGTGACCTATCTTGCAAAGTTAATTTGATCTCTTGGAATGAAACACAGTGTAATAGTGAGTTCCAGGCACCTTCTCCAGACGAGATCGAGAAATTCATTAGTTATCTGCAACCACTTCCCTTTGCTGTAACCTACCGTAAAAGTAGAGGAAAAGATATACAGGCAGCATGCGGGCAATTAGCTGCCAATTATCAAATTTTGAAAGAAGATATAAGTTAG
- a CDS encoding Gx transporter family protein, producing MKTAETNNSLNFRKMNSGRRLILTALFTAAASSIYILESFIPKPLPFMKIGLANVIPLILILTRNYREAFLVMFAKILLGGFITGTLFSPTTILSFSGSVISFSIMVFLFIIPINFSIIGISLAGAVSHNFGQLLMVRLLLIKESEIFYLTPLLIILGMITGAITGYIAYLLLNKLNWQENNEVLHL from the coding sequence ATGAAAACAGCTGAAACCAATAATTCGCTAAATTTCAGGAAGATGAATTCAGGGAGAAGACTTATATTAACAGCTCTCTTTACTGCTGCTGCTTCCTCTATATACATCTTAGAGAGCTTTATTCCTAAACCTTTGCCTTTCATGAAGATTGGCTTAGCTAATGTTATCCCTTTAATATTGATTCTTACAAGGAACTATCGAGAAGCATTCTTGGTAATGTTTGCTAAAATCTTACTTGGTGGTTTTATTACCGGTACTTTGTTCAGTCCAACCACAATTTTATCTTTTAGCGGTAGTGTAATATCTTTTTCAATTATGGTTTTCCTCTTCATAATACCGATAAATTTCAGCATTATTGGGATCAGTTTAGCAGGTGCAGTATCCCATAATTTCGGACAACTACTCATGGTAAGATTGCTGTTAATCAAAGAGAGTGAAATATTTTATTTGACTCCATTGTTAATAATATTGGGAATGATAACAGGTGCAATCACTGGATATATAGCTTATTTGCTACTAAATAAACTAAATTGGCAGGAGAATAATGAAGTTTTACATCTATAG
- the deoC gene encoding deoxyribose-phosphate aldolase: MNIIKEIALKFIVPGEERQCMCGGAHEVCLRCKICRAESPDMTVTKVEDIARYIDHTNLKPQSTSETIVKLCEEAKSYNFKSVCVNPYFVRLCQSFLKKTNSLVCSVVGFPLGANISEVKGEETQQCIREGAKEIDMVNNIASVKEKDISTLLTDIGTVADVCRNKDAVLKVIIETCLLGEEEKIIACLAAKKAGSLFVKTSTGFSTAGATLEDVALMRRIVGPKFGVKASGGVSSAEIALKMIEAGANRIGTSNGVSIVEEFRK; encoded by the coding sequence ATGAACATAATCAAAGAAATCGCCCTAAAATTCATAGTCCCCGGTGAAGAAAGGCAGTGCATGTGCGGCGGGGCTCACGAAGTATGTCTCCGCTGTAAGATCTGCCGTGCTGAAAGCCCTGATATGACTGTCACAAAGGTCGAAGATATCGCCCGTTACATAGATCATACAAATCTCAAACCACAATCTACTTCCGAAACTATCGTCAAGCTCTGTGAAGAGGCAAAGAGTTATAATTTTAAATCGGTTTGTGTAAATCCGTACTTTGTTCGTTTGTGCCAATCATTTCTGAAAAAAACAAATTCTCTTGTTTGTTCTGTTGTCGGATTCCCTCTCGGTGCCAATATAAGCGAAGTTAAGGGAGAAGAGACGCAACAATGTATTAGAGAAGGAGCTAAAGAAATTGATATGGTTAATAACATTGCCTCAGTCAAGGAGAAAGATATTTCAACCTTGCTGACTGATATCGGAACTGTTGCCGATGTTTGCCGTAACAAAGATGCTGTATTAAAAGTTATTATCGAAACCTGTCTGCTGGGTGAAGAGGAAAAGATCATTGCCTGTTTGGCAGCTAAAAAAGCAGGATCACTATTTGTAAAGACCTCTACAGGTTTTTCTACAGCTGGTGCTACATTGGAAGATGTCGCACTGATGCGACGTATAGTCGGTCCGAAGTTCGGAGTTAAGGCATCCGGTGGTGTCAGCAGTGCTGAGATTGCTCTCAAGATGATCGAAGCTGGCGCCAATCGTATCGGGACAAGCAACGGTGTCTCTATTGTCGAAGAATTCAGAAAGTAG
- a CDS encoding PBP1A family penicillin-binding protein — MKFYIYRYLYIMVGIVFLMAGVFAGLFFFYSNQLPPLSELQRYDMKTGSEVYDINDRLIHVFAVEHRRNTDLSELPDYLIDGLLAVEDRRFYSHWGVDLYRTISAILIDLRRGDFSQGGSTITQQLARNMFLTFDKQIPRKIKEMMLAVKIEQNYSKYEILEMYLDKVYLGAGVYGVEAASHRYFNKDAQDLTISEAAMIIGLIQLPSAYSPISYPDRAIRRRNTVLYVMYDQGVINEQEYRELIDEPIILASQRGNQGTADYFLEHIRLLVERKYGTTRLFTEGLKIYTTLDYDLQIYADSLLNNELTMLEQRQRYPEKYEDFPPNMTDITTPYIQGGVLGIEPQTGYVRVMIGGRNFNHSKFNRVTQARRQPGSAFKPILYTAALDYRYTPATIIKDEPVVFVQSDSVFWKPRNYSQTFEGYVRLREALNKSINTAAVKVITDIGPSRVVDYGRRFGLTTPLRPYYSLAIGSFEVIPMELVTAYTTFANNGTRVTPIFVRRIEDKNGNLLEMAVPEHIRVVDDKTAYLVANLLQTVVDEGTGRSVRTRGYRWFAAGKTGTTDDYRDAWFIGFNKQLVLGIWVGFDDNTSMGRNQTGAVAALPSWPPVMQKAIERIAPKSSTGTPIVDALELELTKPNGIITQRVSARTGLLPRSLTEASIEEYFIAGTEPTLLSDSLRYNFHPSMYRENLYDSLIVNLGGRRSTEQDSISFFDQNAPNVIIPRP, encoded by the coding sequence ATGAAGTTTTACATCTATAGATATCTATACATTATGGTCGGCATAGTTTTCTTGATGGCAGGAGTCTTTGCTGGTTTATTTTTTTTCTATAGTAACCAGTTACCCCCTCTCTCTGAATTACAGCGTTATGATATGAAGACAGGTTCGGAGGTTTATGATATCAATGATAGGCTGATCCATGTCTTTGCAGTTGAACATCGAAGGAATACCGACCTGAGTGAGTTGCCCGATTATCTTATTGATGGGTTACTGGCGGTTGAAGATAGAAGATTCTACTCCCACTGGGGGGTTGACCTCTACAGGACAATCAGCGCCATTCTCATAGATCTGAGAAGAGGTGATTTTTCTCAGGGTGGTAGTACTATAACTCAACAGCTGGCACGAAATATGTTCCTGACCTTTGATAAGCAGATCCCCAGAAAAATCAAAGAAATGATGCTGGCTGTCAAGATAGAGCAGAATTACAGTAAATACGAGATCTTAGAAATGTACCTCGATAAAGTCTATTTAGGAGCGGGTGTTTATGGTGTCGAAGCTGCGTCACACCGCTATTTTAATAAGGATGCACAAGATCTGACAATATCAGAAGCAGCAATGATAATCGGACTTATACAGCTGCCTAGTGCCTATTCTCCTATCAGTTATCCTGACCGTGCCATTAGAAGAAGAAATACCGTTTTATATGTAATGTATGATCAGGGAGTAATAAATGAACAAGAATACAGAGAACTTATCGATGAACCTATTATATTAGCTTCACAAAGAGGAAATCAAGGAACAGCAGATTATTTCTTAGAACATATCAGATTACTTGTCGAAAGAAAATATGGAACAACCCGGCTCTTCACAGAGGGGTTAAAGATTTATACAACCCTTGATTACGATTTACAGATTTATGCCGATTCATTATTGAATAATGAATTAACAATGTTAGAACAGAGACAAAGATATCCCGAAAAATATGAGGATTTCCCTCCCAATATGACTGACATAACTACACCCTATATACAGGGTGGTGTTTTGGGTATAGAACCGCAAACCGGATATGTCAGAGTGATGATTGGAGGTAGAAATTTCAATCATAGCAAATTCAACAGGGTGACTCAAGCAAGAAGACAACCTGGCTCTGCCTTTAAACCGATCCTTTATACTGCCGCTTTAGATTATAGATATACACCGGCAACCATAATTAAAGATGAACCGGTAGTATTTGTTCAGAGTGACTCAGTTTTCTGGAAACCACGGAACTATTCTCAAACTTTTGAAGGTTATGTCAGGTTGAGAGAAGCATTGAATAAGTCAATTAACACGGCTGCCGTAAAAGTTATTACCGATATTGGACCTTCAAGGGTTGTTGATTATGGTAGGAGATTCGGGTTGACAACTCCTTTGAGACCTTATTATTCTTTAGCAATAGGTTCTTTTGAAGTAATTCCGATGGAACTTGTAACTGCCTATACAACTTTCGCCAATAATGGAACAAGGGTGACCCCCATTTTCGTGCGTCGTATAGAGGATAAGAACGGTAATCTACTTGAAATGGCTGTACCGGAACACATCAGAGTAGTTGACGATAAAACAGCTTATCTGGTAGCAAATTTACTGCAAACAGTAGTTGATGAAGGGACGGGTAGATCTGTAAGAACGAGAGGATATCGCTGGTTTGCAGCTGGTAAAACAGGAACAACAGATGACTATCGAGATGCTTGGTTTATTGGTTTTAACAAGCAGCTCGTTCTGGGTATTTGGGTTGGTTTTGATGATAACACATCTATGGGTAGAAATCAAACCGGTGCTGTGGCAGCTCTCCCCTCTTGGCCTCCAGTAATGCAAAAAGCGATTGAAAGAATTGCTCCCAAAAGCAGTACTGGAACTCCAATTGTTGATGCCCTGGAACTGGAACTTACCAAGCCGAATGGCATCATAACTCAACGTGTCTCTGCCAGGACAGGACTACTTCCTCGAAGTTTGACAGAAGCTAGTATTGAAGAGTATTTTATTGCCGGTACCGAGCCTACTCTATTATCTGACAGTCTCCGATATAATTTCCACCCTTCCATGTATCGTGAAAACCTATATGATTCATTGATCGTGAACTTAGGGGGTCGCAGGAGTACTGAACAGGATTCAATCTCGTTCTTTGATCAGAATGCTCCAAATGTTATTATTCCGCGACCATAG
- a CDS encoding glycosyltransferase has product MPFYMLLFFIGFLFLIDYLFYLIIFAYGYKRRNEELIYKKKTVSIIIAARNEEKNIGRLLTSLVNQSYPEELYKVYVIDDRSEDKTAQIVQQFADKWNNVQLVQIKKTPVAVSPKKFALSEAIKESDGEIILLTDADCLVTKYWVEAMVSNFTDNISMVAGFSRTLIPNWRNSTLLEKFEYFDFLLMFMAAAGAIFAGKYFSCSNQNLAYLRTAYKKVGGFEKIKHILSGDDVNLMQLFRKERFKIRFSLINHSFVYTQPVSTFGKLISQRSRWASNAKWQLQLNPEFFVYLVSIFIVHVSIITLIFLCWQLAMLMFLFKAIVEFIYVASHFKLFESEKQRMSFFPYWAIIQPFYLIIVTLRGVLNLFSWKV; this is encoded by the coding sequence ATGCCTTTTTACATGCTTCTCTTCTTTATCGGTTTTCTCTTTCTTATTGATTATCTATTTTATCTGATAATTTTTGCTTACGGTTACAAAAGAAGAAACGAGGAATTGATCTACAAGAAGAAAACTGTATCGATCATCATAGCAGCCAGAAATGAAGAAAAAAATATTGGACGTCTTTTGACTTCATTGGTAAATCAATCCTATCCTGAAGAGCTTTATAAGGTCTATGTTATTGATGATAGATCAGAAGATAAGACAGCTCAGATAGTTCAACAATTCGCAGATAAATGGAATAACGTCCAATTAGTCCAGATCAAGAAAACTCCGGTTGCTGTATCACCCAAAAAGTTTGCCCTATCAGAGGCAATAAAAGAGAGCGACGGTGAAATAATCTTGCTAACTGATGCTGACTGTTTAGTCACTAAATATTGGGTAGAAGCGATGGTTAGTAACTTTACTGATAATATATCAATGGTTGCCGGCTTTTCTCGTACTCTTATTCCCAATTGGAGAAATAGCACTTTGCTGGAAAAATTCGAATATTTCGATTTCCTCCTCATGTTTATGGCTGCTGCCGGTGCAATTTTTGCGGGCAAATATTTTTCCTGTTCCAATCAGAATCTAGCATATTTAAGAACCGCTTATAAGAAGGTTGGTGGTTTTGAGAAGATCAAACACATTCTTTCCGGAGACGATGTTAACTTGATGCAACTCTTTCGTAAAGAGAGATTTAAAATTCGTTTTTCCCTAATTAACCACTCTTTTGTCTATACTCAACCTGTCTCAACATTTGGAAAGTTGATCAGTCAACGTAGCCGTTGGGCTTCTAATGCTAAATGGCAATTGCAACTAAATCCCGAGTTCTTTGTTTATCTGGTTTCAATATTTATTGTACATGTATCTATCATTACTCTGATTTTTCTCTGTTGGCAGTTAGCGATGCTTATGTTCCTATTTAAAGCAATAGTTGAATTTATTTATGTAGCATCTCATTTTAAACTTTTTGAATCGGAAAAGCAAAGAATGAGTTTTTTCCCGTATTGGGCAATTATCCAACCATTTTATCTAATAATTGTCACTCTCAGAGGCGTCTTAAACCTATTCTCTTGGAAAGTATGA
- a CDS encoding peptidylprolyl isomerase: MLDIFRKKAKIIIYITAFAFIIGMALMGIGGLFDSRSMHVGQIAGKKISAQEYENLFRNTLWNYMQENPDTQPDEQTIQQLNDQTWQQLVQRILFDQEIRRRRIRVRDQQVIEKMKNDPPQFLREWDLFHTDGVFDNELYLNTLRTGIAPNGQPLDFSWLEDQIRAQLPYELLFEEIRNEVTVTLDDVEEDFIKKNDKAQAKVIYFDPNKITDVTVTDEEIEEYYQNNLEEFKKQPSARYDFVRFQMQPSDRDQDEVLQVVNDIHSQLLDGEDFAELAREYSQDPSNAEQGGDLGFFGRGRMVPEFEDKAFTMVVGEISEPVKTQFGWHIIKLTDTRIGEDNETEVRASHILLRVEASEQTKLEIQNRADEFRSLVLKKGIKEAAEELELTVSESGLFEETAQFIPGVGRFEELAEFAFSKRVGEVPEVKEAANGDLYVLQLAEKLPERYDELDTVRNRIRPNLENQKKRERVKQIAEEFYQSHESSEFLVSATREGWEIIEAQDVTIDRSIPRIGRIEELNEAILAAEVGEFTTLIKGERGAYIAYIDERIYPDMEDFAQRQDLLLMEMTEREQTQHLNEWYRNLLDETKIVDNRHLFY, translated from the coding sequence ATGCTTGATATATTTAGGAAAAAAGCGAAAATAATCATTTATATAACCGCTTTTGCTTTCATAATTGGTATGGCCTTAATGGGTATAGGAGGGTTGTTTGATAGCCGTTCTATGCATGTTGGTCAAATTGCAGGGAAAAAAATATCAGCTCAAGAATACGAGAATCTATTTAGAAATACCCTCTGGAACTATATGCAAGAAAATCCAGATACTCAACCTGATGAACAAACAATACAGCAATTGAATGATCAGACATGGCAACAATTAGTGCAAAGAATACTTTTCGATCAAGAAATACGAAGACGTCGCATCAGAGTCAGAGATCAACAAGTAATTGAAAAAATGAAAAATGATCCCCCTCAATTCCTTAGAGAATGGGATTTGTTTCATACAGATGGTGTTTTTGATAACGAGCTGTATTTAAATACATTACGTACAGGTATCGCCCCTAATGGTCAACCGCTTGATTTCAGCTGGTTAGAAGACCAAATACGTGCCCAATTACCATACGAATTACTCTTTGAAGAGATCAGAAATGAAGTAACGGTAACATTAGATGATGTTGAAGAAGATTTCATTAAGAAGAATGATAAAGCCCAGGCAAAAGTAATCTATTTCGACCCCAATAAAATAACCGATGTAACAGTAACTGATGAAGAGATTGAAGAATACTATCAGAACAACTTGGAAGAGTTTAAAAAACAACCGAGTGCCCGTTACGATTTTGTTCGTTTTCAGATGCAACCTAGTGACAGGGATCAAGATGAGGTATTACAAGTAGTGAATGATATACATTCTCAGTTATTGGATGGTGAGGATTTTGCTGAATTAGCCAGAGAATATTCACAAGATCCTAGTAATGCTGAACAGGGTGGAGATTTAGGATTCTTTGGTAGAGGCAGAATGGTTCCTGAATTTGAAGACAAAGCTTTCACTATGGTAGTAGGAGAAATCAGTGAACCAGTAAAGACCCAATTTGGTTGGCATATAATTAAGCTAACTGATACTCGTATAGGCGAAGACAATGAGACAGAGGTTCGTGCCAGTCATATCCTATTGCGGGTAGAAGCATCCGAACAAACAAAGTTAGAGATCCAAAACAGAGCAGATGAATTTCGCTCATTAGTTCTCAAAAAAGGGATCAAAGAAGCAGCTGAGGAATTAGAATTAACCGTTTCGGAATCTGGTCTTTTTGAAGAAACAGCACAATTCATTCCCGGGGTTGGTAGATTTGAAGAACTTGCTGAATTTGCCTTTTCAAAAAGAGTTGGAGAAGTACCTGAAGTTAAGGAAGCTGCTAATGGTGATTTATATGTTCTTCAATTGGCAGAAAAATTGCCTGAGAGATACGATGAATTAGATACTGTACGAAATAGAATCAGACCTAATCTGGAAAATCAAAAGAAGCGAGAGAGAGTAAAACAAATAGCAGAAGAATTTTATCAAAGCCATGAATCGAGTGAATTCTTGGTTTCTGCTACAAGAGAAGGTTGGGAAATAATTGAAGCTCAAGATGTCACCATAGATCGATCCATACCTCGAATAGGCAGGATAGAAGAATTAAATGAAGCCATTTTAGCTGCTGAAGTAGGTGAATTCACAACATTAATTAAAGGCGAAAGAGGCGCTTATATCGCCTATATAGATGAGAGGATCTATCCTGATATGGAAGATTTTGCTCAGAGACAGGATTTATTGTTGATGGAGATGACTGAGAGGGAACAGACTCAACATCTGAATGAGTGGTACCGAAACTTATTGGATGAGACCAAGATAGTAGATAATCGACATCTCTTCTATTAG